The following are encoded in a window of Geobacter metallireducens GS-15 genomic DNA:
- a CDS encoding SDR family NAD(P)-dependent oxidoreductase → MGKLTGKVAIITGGAQGIGAAYAVGLAKEGAKIVIADVLDGAKAVEAVKAAGSDAIYVKTDVSSQEQCDAMAQAAAEKFGSVDILLNNAAIFGSIVLKPFTECTPQEFMKVMEINVLGQFNCMKAVFPHMKARGGKIINISSSSIIEGVPGMPHYVASKGAIMALTRSMARELGDYKINVNTIAPGFTHSDGGNSFDKNKKLDLPPLEELQINARCLKREAVPEDLIGLALFLSSDDSAFITGQMIVHDGGLSFH, encoded by the coding sequence ATGGGAAAACTTACGGGAAAAGTAGCGATCATCACCGGCGGTGCACAGGGAATCGGCGCGGCCTATGCTGTAGGTCTGGCAAAGGAAGGAGCGAAGATCGTCATTGCCGACGTACTGGACGGCGCCAAGGCGGTTGAGGCGGTGAAAGCAGCGGGAAGCGACGCCATCTACGTCAAAACCGACGTGAGCAGCCAGGAGCAGTGCGACGCCATGGCCCAGGCCGCTGCCGAGAAGTTCGGCTCCGTGGACATCCTCCTCAACAATGCGGCCATCTTCGGCAGCATCGTCCTGAAGCCGTTCACCGAATGCACCCCCCAGGAGTTCATGAAGGTGATGGAAATCAACGTCCTTGGCCAGTTCAACTGCATGAAGGCGGTATTCCCCCACATGAAGGCCAGGGGGGGGAAGATCATCAACATCAGCTCCTCCTCCATCATTGAAGGAGTCCCCGGCATGCCCCACTATGTGGCTTCCAAAGGTGCAATCATGGCCCTCACCCGCTCCATGGCCCGTGAACTGGGTGACTACAAGATCAACGTCAACACCATCGCCCCCGGCTTCACCCATTCCGATGGGGGTAACAGCTTCGACAAGAACAAGAAGCTGGATCTGCCGCCGCTGGAAGAGCTGCAGATCAATGCCCGCTGTCTGAAAAGGGAAGCGGTGCCCGAGGATCTCATCGGCCTGGCCCTGTTCCTCTCCTCCGATGACAGCGCCTTCATCACCGGCCAGATGATCGTCCACGACGGCGGATTGTCGTTCCACTAA
- a CDS encoding MarR family winged helix-turn-helix transcriptional regulator has protein sequence MISYRDHIVFLIAKAHQRAQGALKGHLLPFGLTPMQCLFLEALMEEDGLSVGEIGRRIALDTATLAGILDRMVTAGWVRRETDSQDARVARVYLTEKAAAAIPELSASIERTNDELMRNFSLEEKLLMKRFLRDFRE, from the coding sequence ATGATTTCATATCGGGACCACATAGTATTCTTGATCGCCAAGGCCCATCAACGGGCCCAGGGAGCCCTTAAGGGACACCTTCTCCCCTTTGGTCTCACCCCCATGCAGTGCCTTTTTCTGGAGGCCCTCATGGAGGAGGATGGGCTTTCGGTGGGAGAGATCGGCCGGCGCATAGCCCTGGATACCGCCACCCTTGCGGGAATTCTCGACCGCATGGTCACGGCCGGCTGGGTCAGGCGCGAGACCGACTCCCAGGACGCCCGGGTGGCGCGGGTCTATCTGACGGAGAAGGCAGCGGCGGCCATTCCGGAGCTGTCAGCAAGCATTGAACGAACAAACGATGAGCTCATGCGGAACTTTTCCCTTGAGGAAAAACTTCTGATGAAACGGTTCCTTCGGGATTTCCGGGAATAA
- a CDS encoding aldehyde dehydrogenase family protein, whose amino-acid sequence MKEYRLFINGEWVPSSTGTMADDINPATGDVYAKVHQASRDDIEQAIASAYRARVDWGKTVPAQREAILIKAAAILEERIPEFAEVLIEEGGATFGKAMFESSFVVTLLRSAAGECRRIFGETIPSDAPGLFSMSVRRPLGVIAGISPFNFPFLLAMKKVALALAAGNTFVLKPASPTPVIGLKIAELFEAAGLPKGVLNVIPVKGSTLGNTLVEDPRIRMVTFTGSTDVGKQLAEVAGRHQKKITLEMGGKSPLIVLKDADIDYAVDAAVFGIFLHQGQVCMANSRLIVEADIYDRFCEKLTAKVKGLKMGDPHKPDTVIGPLIDAKQCAFIDSQVHDALADGARVLSGGRSEGAFYQPTIVADVTRKMRIFDEESFGPVVCVIKAANSEEALALANDSSFGLSAGLITNDLQKAFDLSLRLESGMVHINDSSIFDEPHVPFGGVKDSGVGREGGHYSMEEMTEVKWITVQMGKRQFPF is encoded by the coding sequence ATGAAAGAATACAGACTTTTCATCAACGGAGAATGGGTGCCCTCCTCCACGGGCACCATGGCCGACGACATCAATCCGGCCACCGGCGACGTGTATGCCAAGGTGCACCAGGCGAGCCGTGATGATATCGAACAAGCCATCGCCTCCGCCTATCGCGCCCGGGTAGATTGGGGGAAAACGGTGCCGGCCCAGCGGGAGGCGATCCTGATCAAGGCCGCCGCCATTCTCGAAGAGCGGATTCCCGAGTTCGCAGAGGTGCTCATCGAGGAAGGTGGCGCCACCTTCGGCAAGGCGATGTTCGAGTCCTCTTTTGTCGTCACCCTGCTCCGGAGCGCGGCCGGTGAGTGCCGGCGCATCTTCGGCGAGACGATCCCCTCCGACGCCCCGGGCCTCTTTTCCATGAGCGTCCGCAGGCCCCTGGGAGTCATCGCGGGGATCTCCCCCTTCAACTTCCCGTTCCTGCTGGCCATGAAAAAAGTCGCACTGGCCCTGGCCGCCGGCAACACCTTCGTCCTCAAGCCTGCCTCGCCGACGCCGGTCATCGGCCTGAAGATCGCCGAACTGTTCGAGGCGGCCGGTCTTCCTAAGGGGGTCCTCAACGTCATCCCCGTCAAGGGGAGCACCCTGGGAAATACCCTGGTGGAGGACCCGAGGATCCGGATGGTGACCTTCACCGGTTCCACGGACGTGGGAAAACAGCTGGCCGAGGTCGCGGGGCGCCACCAGAAGAAGATCACCCTGGAAATGGGCGGGAAAAGCCCCCTCATCGTGCTCAAGGATGCGGATATCGACTATGCGGTTGACGCCGCCGTGTTCGGCATCTTCCTCCACCAGGGACAGGTCTGCATGGCCAACTCACGGCTCATCGTCGAAGCAGACATCTACGACCGGTTCTGCGAGAAACTGACGGCAAAAGTCAAAGGGCTCAAGATGGGCGACCCCCACAAGCCCGACACGGTCATCGGCCCCCTCATCGACGCCAAGCAGTGCGCCTTCATCGACTCCCAGGTACACGACGCCCTGGCCGACGGGGCGCGGGTTCTCTCGGGAGGAAGGTCGGAAGGTGCGTTCTATCAGCCCACCATCGTGGCCGACGTGACCAGGAAGATGCGCATCTTCGACGAGGAGAGTTTCGGCCCGGTCGTCTGCGTCATCAAGGCCGCCAACAGCGAAGAGGCCCTGGCCCTGGCCAACGACTCCTCCTTCGGCCTCTCCGCCGGCCTGATCACCAACGACCTGCAGAAGGCCTTCGATCTGTCGCTGCGGCTTGAGTCCGGCATGGTCCACATCAATGACAGCAGCATCTTCGACGAGCCCCATGTCCCCTTCGGCGGCGTGAAAGACAGCGGCGTCGGACGCGAAGGCGGCCACTATTCCATGGAGGAGATGACCGAGGTGAAGTGGATTACCGTGCAGATGGGCAAACGGCAATTCCCCTTCTAG
- a CDS encoding FAD-binding oxidoreductase: MSRYLALPKGVTEAAFTKAITEYRTLLGEGRVRTDLASLSPYIVNSIAESDSLHTPSAAIYPTTTREIQSIVGIANKYKTPLWTVCNGENEGYGSSAPATAGQIVLDLRNMKKIIEVDRELGYCLVEPGVTYADLQNYLTSNKINLWLDAPAPSANVSILGNILERGSGYTPYSEDFLFSCGMEVVLANGTVLKTGMGGIPNSTSWQVFKWGFGPYVDGLFSQGNNGIVTKVGAWLMGAPPPGGYKPFCIRFPKNEMLPNIIKPLMFLRQAQIVPNACALVNAGWETATRFANDRRNNGRFINTANRVIPANKLVNRNVGAWNLYGAVYGSPEQVALNWMYVSGTFKQAFGNKISIITENEAKGDPAFEYRKQLMMGGVTSRNPLDSWRPGYGSMKFAPTAAARPGECAQQAKVAAEIINRHGFDYLSEFSFFWYDARHTVDLRFDRTRPEEMKRAHACFNELISAFAKHGWAVGRTNTAFMDKVADSYGPAKQRLNRTIKKALDPNNILSPGKSGITAG; this comes from the coding sequence ATGAGTCGTTACCTAGCGCTGCCAAAGGGCGTTACCGAAGCAGCCTTTACCAAAGCGATCACTGAGTATCGCACCCTTCTGGGAGAGGGGCGCGTCCGCACCGATCTGGCATCCCTCAGTCCGTACATCGTCAACTCCATTGCCGAAAGCGATTCATTGCACACTCCCTCGGCAGCCATCTACCCGACGACCACCAGGGAAATCCAGTCCATTGTCGGCATTGCCAACAAGTACAAGACGCCGCTCTGGACTGTCTGCAACGGGGAAAACGAGGGGTACGGCTCCTCGGCGCCGGCAACCGCCGGGCAGATAGTGCTCGATCTGCGAAACATGAAGAAGATCATCGAGGTCGATCGGGAGCTGGGCTACTGTCTGGTGGAGCCCGGCGTGACCTATGCCGACCTCCAGAACTACCTCACCAGCAACAAGATCAACCTCTGGCTCGATGCTCCGGCACCTTCGGCCAATGTCAGCATCCTCGGCAATATCCTGGAGCGGGGGAGCGGCTACACCCCCTACAGCGAGGATTTCCTCTTTTCCTGCGGCATGGAGGTGGTGCTGGCCAACGGGACTGTCCTCAAGACCGGCATGGGGGGCATCCCCAATTCCACCAGCTGGCAGGTCTTCAAGTGGGGGTTCGGCCCCTATGTGGACGGGCTCTTTTCCCAGGGGAACAACGGGATCGTCACCAAGGTCGGCGCATGGCTGATGGGAGCACCGCCTCCGGGTGGCTACAAGCCTTTCTGCATCAGGTTCCCCAAGAACGAGATGCTGCCCAACATCATCAAGCCGCTCATGTTCCTGCGCCAGGCCCAGATCGTTCCCAACGCCTGCGCCCTGGTCAACGCCGGATGGGAAACGGCCACCCGTTTCGCCAATGACCGGAGGAACAACGGCCGTTTCATCAACACGGCGAACCGGGTCATTCCCGCCAACAAACTGGTCAACCGCAACGTTGGTGCCTGGAATCTCTACGGGGCCGTCTACGGCTCTCCCGAGCAGGTGGCCCTGAACTGGATGTACGTCTCCGGCACCTTCAAACAGGCCTTCGGTAACAAGATCAGCATCATCACCGAGAATGAGGCCAAGGGGGACCCGGCCTTCGAGTATCGCAAGCAGCTCATGATGGGGGGGGTCACCAGCCGCAATCCCCTGGACAGCTGGCGCCCCGGCTACGGCTCCATGAAGTTCGCCCCCACGGCGGCGGCACGGCCGGGCGAATGCGCCCAGCAGGCGAAGGTGGCGGCAGAGATCATCAACCGGCACGGTTTCGACTACCTCAGCGAGTTCAGCTTCTTCTGGTACGACGCCCGCCACACCGTCGATCTCCGTTTTGACCGCACCAGGCCCGAGGAGATGAAACGGGCCCATGCCTGCTTCAACGAGCTCATCAGCGCCTTCGCCAAACATGGCTGGGCGGTGGGCCGCACCAACACCGCCTTCATGGACAAGGTGGCCGATTCCTACGGCCCGGCAAAGCAGAGGCTCAACCGCACCATCAAGAAGGCCCTGGACCCCAACAACATCCTGTCGCCGGGCAAATCAGGGATCACGGCAGGGTAA
- the buk gene encoding butyrate kinase: MDDKKILIINPGSTSTKIGVFTEGKMIVNQSVKHDDEELRKFPTIWDQYDFRRDAIFKVLADNNLSMGEIDAIACRGGNVRPLPGGIYRVCPKMIEDMKSGIYGGHPINVGGLVAFDLGNQFNIPVLTADPPMTDELCASARYSGIPQITRQSSFHALNQKATARKIAAELGKKYDEINLIVAHLGGGISVGAHRRGKIIDVNNALDGDGPFSPERAGSLPAGDLVKLCFSGEYTKKEVLKLLTGKGGLFAYMGTTDAVEIEKRIAHGGQKAAEVYEAMIYQVAKEIGASAAVLEGDVDAIALTGSLAYSKKLVESLSRKISFIAPVLLNPGENEMEALADAAMRYFNNEEALSVYHQDKAA; the protein is encoded by the coding sequence ATGGACGACAAGAAAATACTGATAATCAATCCAGGCTCCACCTCGACGAAAATCGGTGTCTTTACCGAAGGGAAGATGATCGTCAATCAATCGGTGAAGCATGACGACGAGGAACTGAGGAAGTTCCCCACCATCTGGGACCAGTATGATTTCCGCCGGGATGCAATCTTCAAGGTGCTCGCGGACAACAACCTCTCCATGGGGGAAATTGACGCCATCGCCTGCCGGGGCGGCAACGTCAGGCCCCTTCCCGGCGGCATCTACCGGGTCTGCCCGAAGATGATCGAGGACATGAAGAGCGGCATCTATGGCGGCCATCCCATCAATGTGGGGGGGCTGGTGGCCTTCGACCTGGGGAACCAGTTCAATATCCCGGTCCTCACCGCCGATCCCCCCATGACCGACGAACTCTGCGCCTCGGCCCGGTACAGCGGCATTCCCCAGATCACCAGACAGAGCAGTTTCCACGCCCTCAACCAGAAGGCCACTGCCAGGAAGATCGCCGCGGAACTGGGAAAGAAATACGACGAAATCAACCTGATCGTCGCCCACCTGGGTGGCGGAATTTCGGTGGGCGCCCACCGCAGAGGAAAGATCATCGATGTGAATAACGCCCTTGACGGCGACGGCCCCTTCTCCCCGGAGAGGGCCGGCTCCCTTCCGGCGGGCGACCTGGTGAAGCTCTGCTTCAGCGGCGAGTACACCAAAAAAGAGGTTCTCAAGCTACTGACCGGAAAGGGAGGACTGTTCGCCTATATGGGAACGACCGACGCCGTCGAAATCGAGAAGAGAATCGCCCATGGTGGGCAGAAGGCGGCGGAGGTCTATGAAGCGATGATCTACCAGGTGGCCAAGGAGATCGGTGCCAGCGCGGCGGTCCTTGAGGGAGATGTTGACGCCATCGCCCTCACCGGCAGCCTGGCCTACTCGAAAAAGCTCGTGGAAAGCCTGAGCAGGAAGATTTCCTTCATCGCCCCGGTGCTCCTCAATCCGGGCGAAAACGAAATGGAAGCCCTGGCCGACGCGGCCATGAGGTATTTCAACAATGAAGAGGCCCTCTCCGTCTACCACCAGGACAAGGCGGCATGA
- a CDS encoding pyridoxamine 5'-phosphate oxidase family protein, protein MKEVLDMLPAPCYGSLATVAGGKPRVRPFAFMYEENGRFYFCTASNKEVYRQLTETPFIEFTRTDEQMRWLRIGGEITFDEDIKSREKCFANYPMLKDIYQTPDNPLFKVFYLEHGAASVNSLTEPPKNFEF, encoded by the coding sequence ATGAAAGAAGTCCTCGATATGCTTCCCGCCCCCTGTTACGGCAGCCTGGCAACGGTGGCCGGCGGCAAACCCCGGGTCAGGCCCTTTGCCTTCATGTATGAAGAAAACGGTCGATTCTATTTCTGCACGGCCAGCAACAAAGAGGTTTACCGGCAACTGACCGAGACGCCGTTCATCGAATTCACCAGGACCGATGAACAGATGCGCTGGCTGAGAATCGGCGGCGAGATCACATTCGACGAGGATATCAAGAGCAGGGAGAAATGCTTCGCCAACTATCCCATGCTCAAAGATATCTATCAGACGCCTGACAACCCGCTCTTCAAGGTGTTTTACCTGGAGCACGGCGCGGCATCCGTTAACAGTCTGACCGAACCGCCCAAGAACTTTGAATTCTGA
- a CDS encoding SphA family protein produces the protein MNLSKSLILSICLTTIVFIHSGAWAFNSSSFNGTADFYAGAAPPPGLHLIDYNVFMDIKKIENKGQGLVDGKGTLTAIAFRPIYVSEKGLFGGNFLMHSIIPLLSVEADVKANTPGGQITVQGHDGGLGDVYFGVGMAWHTPVWHWLTVLDVITPTGSFDPNKPVNAGNNAFIIEPVVAVTGMFPNGMEVNAKFMYSYHTKNSDYVEAGTGIKGYQTGQAFHMDYNVNYAVTKDLKLGVTGWLWQGLENDRIGGQKRADTKDFEFSMGPAARYQNGKFAVIGKYVLPVAAENRIEANQLWIDLVYSF, from the coding sequence ATGAATCTATCAAAATCCCTGATACTGAGCATCTGCCTCACGACCATCGTCTTCATCCACTCGGGAGCCTGGGCCTTCAATTCCAGTTCCTTCAACGGCACGGCCGACTTTTACGCCGGAGCCGCTCCGCCGCCGGGACTCCATCTCATCGACTACAACGTCTTCATGGATATCAAGAAGATAGAAAACAAGGGACAGGGACTGGTGGACGGCAAAGGGACCCTGACCGCCATAGCCTTCCGCCCCATCTATGTCTCGGAAAAGGGGCTCTTCGGCGGCAACTTCCTCATGCACTCCATCATTCCCCTCCTGTCGGTGGAGGCCGACGTGAAGGCAAACACGCCCGGCGGGCAGATCACCGTGCAAGGCCATGACGGAGGGCTTGGCGATGTCTATTTCGGGGTGGGGATGGCGTGGCACACCCCGGTCTGGCACTGGCTGACGGTACTGGACGTCATCACCCCCACCGGCAGCTTCGATCCGAACAAACCCGTCAATGCCGGCAACAACGCCTTCATCATCGAACCGGTTGTGGCCGTTACCGGCATGTTCCCGAACGGCATGGAGGTGAATGCCAAGTTCATGTACTCCTACCACACCAAGAACAGCGACTATGTGGAAGCCGGAACGGGTATCAAGGGGTATCAGACGGGACAGGCGTTCCACATGGACTACAACGTGAACTATGCCGTGACCAAGGATCTGAAGCTCGGTGTTACCGGCTGGCTCTGGCAGGGACTGGAGAACGACCGGATCGGCGGGCAGAAACGTGCCGACACCAAGGACTTCGAATTCTCCATGGGGCCGGCAGCCCGATACCAGAACGGCAAGTTTGCCGTCATCGGCAAGTATGTGCTGCCGGTGGCCGCCGAGAACCGTATCGAAGCCAACCAGCTCTGGATCGATCTGGTCTATTCATTCTAG
- a CDS encoding twin-arginine translocase TatA/TatE family subunit gives MFGFGMPEIIILLVIALVVFGPAKLPQLGSALGGAIRNFRKGTEEPTVVNRQNKENHETAERHEKI, from the coding sequence ATGTTTGGATTCGGCATGCCGGAAATCATCATTCTGCTGGTCATCGCGCTCGTGGTCTTCGGACCGGCAAAGCTTCCCCAACTGGGCTCGGCATTGGGGGGGGCCATCAGAAACTTCCGAAAAGGGACGGAAGAGCCGACGGTTGTAAATCGCCAGAACAAAGAAAATCATGAAACCGCCGAAAGACACGAAAAAATCTAA